In Candidatus Brocadia sp., the following proteins share a genomic window:
- the nrdR gene encoding transcriptional repressor NrdR, whose product MQCLFCKVDNDKVINSRTSVDGLSIKRRRECLSCGRRYTTYERIEESPLRVVKKDGTREAFDRKKILKGLERACEKRPVSTDTLENIVNEIEREIYDKFDREVTTNFIGSLVMQKLKILDAVAYVRFASVYREFKDISEFIDELKPLMTGEKKKKKDGSNDSRSISLQH is encoded by the coding sequence ATGCAATGTCTGTTTTGCAAAGTAGACAATGACAAGGTTATTAACTCCCGCACATCGGTTGACGGTTTGAGCATTAAGCGCAGGCGGGAGTGCTTGAGTTGCGGTCGCCGATATACGACATATGAGCGGATTGAAGAGAGTCCTTTGCGTGTAGTCAAGAAAGACGGGACGCGTGAAGCGTTTGATCGCAAAAAAATATTGAAAGGGCTGGAGAGGGCGTGTGAAAAAAGGCCGGTTTCGACTGATACGTTGGAGAATATTGTAAATGAAATTGAGCGGGAAATTTACGACAAATTCGATCGGGAAGTGACTACGAATTTCATCGGGTCGTTGGTGATGCAAAAATTGAAGATTCTTGATGCAGTGGCTTATGTACGATTCGCATCAGTGTATAGAGAATTCAAGGATATCTCCGAATTTATTGATGAACTGAAGCCGTTAATGACGGGTGAAAAGAAGAAAAAAAAGGATGGGAGTAATGACTCCCGCAGTATATCTCTTCAACATTAG